A section of the Spirosoma pollinicola genome encodes:
- a CDS encoding YheT family hydrolase, whose amino-acid sequence MPLIAPSSYMPPARLWNGHLQTIIPSLFRRVSSNYVRDRIDTPDDDFLDLDWSRATEKNDTLIILTHGLEGSSTSSYLAGMVNHLTKNGFDCLAWHFRSCSGEMNRQKRFYHIGETSDLHFVVQHALSKGYQTIYLMGFSAGGNVTLKYIGENGTTLHPAIKKAVVFSVPVHLMGSARRLEQWDSLVYNYRFNRTLKRKILQKAAVMPGVFPTEALSNVRSIREFDNLFTAPMNGFRDVTDYYTRSSALQFIPDIAIPTLLVNAKNDPFLSPECFPTELGRELANVWMEFPEQGGHCGFPPHTGKIQGTYWSEERALQFFVNQ is encoded by the coding sequence ATGCCGCTGATTGCCCCATCAAGTTATATGCCGCCTGCCCGCTTGTGGAACGGCCATCTGCAAACCATCATTCCCTCGCTGTTTCGTAGGGTTTCCTCGAATTATGTTCGAGACCGGATCGATACGCCCGATGATGACTTTCTGGATCTGGACTGGAGCAGGGCAACAGAGAAAAACGACACCCTGATTATTCTTACACATGGTCTTGAGGGCAGTTCAACAAGTTCGTATCTGGCCGGCATGGTCAATCACCTGACAAAAAACGGCTTTGACTGCCTGGCCTGGCATTTCCGCTCGTGTAGTGGCGAAATGAACCGTCAGAAACGATTTTATCACATCGGCGAAACCAGCGATCTACACTTCGTTGTCCAACACGCCCTATCAAAAGGTTATCAGACTATATACCTCATGGGCTTCAGTGCGGGCGGCAACGTCACACTAAAATACATTGGTGAGAACGGTACAACTCTACATCCAGCCATTAAAAAGGCGGTCGTTTTTTCGGTTCCGGTCCATTTAATGGGCTCGGCCCGGCGACTTGAACAGTGGGATAGTCTGGTTTATAATTATCGTTTTAACCGAACGCTCAAGCGGAAAATTTTGCAAAAAGCGGCCGTTATGCCGGGCGTCTTTCCAACAGAAGCCTTATCTAATGTTCGATCAATTCGGGAGTTCGATAACCTGTTTACGGCCCCCATGAACGGATTTCGGGACGTAACTGACTATTACACCCGAAGTAGTGCACTCCAGTTCATACCTGACATAGCCATTCCAACCTTACTTGTGAATGCGAAGAATGACCCGTTTTTATCACCCGAATGTTTCCCAACAGAATTAGGCCGGGAACTAGCCAACGTCTGGATGGAGTTTCCCGAACAAGGCGGCCACTGTGGATTTCCACCACATACTGGCAAAATTCAGGGCACCTACTGGTCGGAAGAGCGAGCCTTGCAGTTTTTTGTGAATCAATAA